In Candidatus Kapaibacterium thiocyanatum, the DNA window GTCGAGCCCGATTCTTCTTCTTCGATGACGCGCGTGGCGAGCATCTTCGCAAGGCGCGATTGGTCGATGCGAAGTGTGTTCACGTTGGCGACGGTATACTCGGCAATCCATCCCTGATATTCTCCCTGGTCGACCAGACGCAGATTGGTCAATCTGGCATCGGGACCAAGTGTACCAGCGCTGGCCGTCGCAAGGCTGTCGATCGCCTTCCGTACCGAGTCCGACAGGAAGTCGGGTCGGTCCTCGGCCGTCGAGCCCTTCATCGACAGGAGGATCGAGTCCCGCACTATCGCCGTGCCATCGGATTTCAGGATGACAGTCGTCATCGTACGGAGACAGCCCGTCAGAAATGCCGATGCTGCGACGATCAGGGTGATGACGACGATGTGCGTACGTGACATTGGGACTCCGGAAGGAAGAGGATTCAAATATGGCGAAGATGTTCGGAAGCGGTAGCATGGATGGCTTCCGCAATGTCTTCCGGCGTGATGATCCGGTCCGATGCTTCCGAAAGAGAGACCGACGAAGCCATGAGCGTTTCCGTAAGGCGCGCTCGCTCGTCCGCCGATGCACGGACGACATTGCCGATCATCAGATGGCCGGGTCCCGTGAGGATGCTGCCGTGCTGGAGTATGACGTTGTCGATCACCCGCTGGGCGCTGCCGACGACCTTCCGGTTGCCATGGACGATCTCCGTCCGGGCACTGCTCGTGAAGCAGGAAACGGCCAGGGCTCCGGACGTGGCATAGTGATGCTGCAGATCCGATGGAGCTTCTTCGAAGGACAGTCCCGGTACGAAGGGTTGCAGTGCCGACAGCAGCATGGTATGGATACCGGCATAGACCGCACGCGGCGTGCGGGTATCCGTGACCGGAATGGCGATGCAGTAGGTGAGTTCTTCGGCATGCAGGACGGCACGGCCGCCGGTGGGGCGTCGTACCAGGTCGAAACCGGAATTGACGAGGGCCTCCCGGTCGATCTGTTCGTCCTGCTGATGCTTGCCCAGGGATACCGTCCACGGCTCCCATGTATAGGTTCTGAAGGCGAGTGCGACGTCGCCGCGTCGGACCATATCGAGAAGATCCATGTCGCGTTCCATGTTGGCAGCGCCACTGCGGGATCCTTCCCAGGCGTTGAGCATCATTGTACCGAGATACGCAGGAATTTGAGTTTACCGGCGCGCACGATGCGCGGTTCGGCGAAGTTCAGCACTGCGGCGATGTCTGCGATCTTCTCGCCATCGACCTTGACGCCGCCTTGCTGGATAAGACGACGCGCCTCGCCCTTGGAAGTTACAAGACCGGTCGCGACCATGACGTCGACGAGCGATTGGTCGGCAGGACCGTCGATGGTGCGTTCTTCGATGACGTCCGGAACATCCTTCTTGACGAAGATCCGCTCGAACTCGGCGAAGGCGGCATCGGCATCGCCCTGGCCATGATATCGTGCGACGATCCGCTTGGCGATATCGACCTTGGCATTACGCGGATGGACGGAACCATCGGCCAGGCCCTGCGTCGTACGCTGCACTTCATCGGCTGGTGCATAGCATGCGTACTGGAGGTAGCGGGGGATCAGCGTATCGGGAATGGACATGGTCTTGCCGAACATGTCCTTCGGCGAATCCGACAGGCCGATGTAGTTGTTCAGGGACTTGCTCATCTTCTCGACCCCGTCGGTGCCTTCGAGAATGGGCATCGTCAGGATGCACTGCGGTTCCATCCCGGACGAGCGCATGATCTCACGTCCAACCAGCAGATTGAACTTCTGGTCCGTACCACCGATCTCGATGTCGCTGCCGATGGCCACGGAATCGTAGGCCTGCGAGAGGGGATAGAGGAATTCATGGACGCTGATGGGCTCGCCGGCCCTGTATCGCTTCGTGAAGTCGTCACGTTCGAGCAGTTGTGCCACGGTATACTTGGCCGCCAGGGCGATGACGTCCTGGAAGGTCAGGGCGTTGAGCCATTCGCTGTTGTGGACCACCGACGTCTTCTCCATGTCCAGTACCTTCGATGCCTGGTCGACGTAGGTACGGCCATTCTCGCGGGTCTCCTCGAGGGTGAGGGCGGGGCGCGTCCTGGACTTTCCGGTGGGATCGCCGATCATCGCCGTGAAGTCGCCCACGATCAGTACGACGCGATGGCCGAGGTCCTGGAACTGGCGCAGCTTGTTGAGAACGACGGCATGGCCGATGTGGATGTCGGGGCGGCTCGGATCGAGTCCCAGTTTGATCGTCAGCGGCTTCCCTGTCGTGACGCTGCGTTCGAGCTTGCGGACGAGGTCTTCTTCGGGCAGGAGGTCCACCACGTTCTGGCGGATCACGTCGAGTTGTTCGGAGATTGTCAGCATGGCGATGTCGTCGTGATGGGATGGGGGCTAGTCGGTATCGCGGCGCATCGCGCGTTCCTGTTCGCGATCCTTGATCGATGCGCGCTTGTCGTACAGTTTCTTGCCTCGGACGAGACCGAGTTCGACCTTGATATACGGGCCGGAGAAATAGAGGGAGAGCGGAATGATGGTCAGACCCTTCTCTTCCACACCGGTACGCAGGCGCACGAGTTCGTGTTCGTGGAGGAGCAGCTTGCGCGGACGCGTAGGGATATGGTTCTCCCTGTTGCCGAAGTCGTACGGATTGATGTGCATGCCGACGAGCATCAGCTCGTCCGACGCCTTCGAAGGAAAGATGGCATAGGCATCGACGAGGGATACCTTGCCTGCACGGAGGGATTTCACCTCGGTTCCGGTCAATACGATGCCGGCCTCGAACCGCTGGAGCACTTCATAGTCGTGCAGGGCCTTGCGGTTCTGGATGATGGAGCGGGTCGATCGTTCGTTGGGCGTTGCCATAAAAAGAGAACCCCGCACTGGAGCGGGGCAATGGATGCGGAGAGGGAGGGATTCGAACCCTCGATAGCGGTCTTAACCACTATGACGGTTTAGCAAACCGTTGCCTTCAGCCACTCGGCCACCTCTCCGTTAAGGAGCGACAAAGATAATGAAATTCATCGATTCGGGAAGAACGAAGACGGGATGCACGGTTTTTACTCCGTGCATCCCGTCTGTCGTGCGTCGAGGCGCGCGATCATTCTGCGAAGGACGTACCCGGAAGGTCGAGTGCCACCTGCTGATGGGCAGGTACGGCAAGGGCGGATCCGGCGCCGGACCGTACCATGTCGCTATTCGAGATGACTTCCGTGATGGCGGAGACATGTTCCAGTGTGGTTTCGCCCTGGTCGGCTGCGACCTTGACGTCACCGTAGACGCCGTTGACGAAGACGTTGCCGTTACCTGAGAAGATCTCCAGGTGGGTCGAGGCCGGAACGTAGAGCGTGTGCGTGATGCCCTTGCCGTCCAGCGGCTTCGAAGGATCGATCTGCTTTGCATGGAAGAGGATCGTGTTGCCGTCCTGCGTCGTGGTACGTTCGAGCGTGTATTCACCGCCCCTGGATTCGATGGCGACCTTGTCGAACATCCACGTGACGACGCGGACATCACCGGCATCGGCATCGATCTTGACATTGGCGCCGTTGGATACGACCATCGTGGTCCGGACGGGGTGCAGGGGAACTTCCGAATTGTCGGCGGCACGAACATCGCTCTGCGTCACGGCGAACATGGCGAGTGTGAGGGCCGCACCAGCGAGCAGGTTCTTGATTGATTTCATGGCGACTTCCGAAATGATATGATCGTGAAATGTACGGGAGTGTGTACGCCGGCCTCCGGGGAAGGTTACAGGCGATCTTCCTTTCGTATTTTTCGCTGCGATGAAAGACAAAGAAACGCCGCTGATGCGGCAATACGGTCAGATCAAGACCCGATATCCCGATACGATCCTGCTGTTCCGCCTCGGTGATTTCTACGAAACGTTCGGTGACGACGCCGTCCTCACGGCCCGTGCCTGCGGAATCACACTGACGAAGAGGAACAACGGTTCGGCAGGCGAGATTCCTCTGGCAGGATTCCCGTATCACCAGCTCGACTCCTATCTCCCGAAGCTCGTGCGGGCAGGCCATCGTGTGGCAGTCTGCGAACAGCTCGAGGACCCGAAACAGGCACGCGGCATCGTACGACGCGACGTCGTGGAAGTCGTCACGCCCGGCGTGGTGCTCTATGACAAACTGCTCGACAACAACAGTCATACGATCCTTGCATGCATCACGGGGCCGACGAAGGCCAGCCCGTCCATCTGCGGCCTCGCCTTCGCCGACGTGTCGACGGGCCTGTTTTCCGCTGGCGACATCCCCGTCGATCGCATCGCCAGCGTCCTCGAATCACTGACGCCGGCCGAGCTCATCGTGAACAAGGACGAGAAGGAATGGTGGCAACCCCTCGTCGACGCTCTGCCGGCTACGCCATCGCTCACCAGACTCGATACCTGGCATTTCGATGCCGAGTTCACACGCAATGCCTTGTTGCGTCACTTCAACACCGCGTCGCTGAAGGGATTCGGTACGGATGAACTCGTTCACGGCCTGACGGCCGCGGGTGTCGTCCTGCACTACGTCGGTGAAACGCAGAAGACATCGCTGACGCAGATCACGAGTATGAACGTCCATCATGCCGATGGCTTCATGATCCTCGATGCGGCTACGCGCAGGAATCTCGAAATCCATGCGTCGATGCATGGTGACGGACGTCAGGGGTCGTTGATAACGTTGCTCGATCATACGTGCACGCCGATGGGCGGGCGCCTGCTTCGCGGCTGGCTGCAATCGCCTCTCGTGTCGATGGAGGCGATACGCCGACGCCTGAACGTCGTCCGTGGCTTCGTCCTCGAACCATCCATCGCCGAAGATGTACGCACGAATCTGCGTGGCATGGGCGATATCGAGA includes these proteins:
- a CDS encoding SsrA-binding protein, with amino-acid sequence MATPNERSTRSIIQNRKALHDYEVLQRFEAGIVLTGTEVKSLRAGKVSLVDAYAIFPSKASDELMLVGMHINPYDFGNRENHIPTRPRKLLLHEHELVRLRTGVEEKGLTIIPLSLYFSGPYIKVELGLVRGKKLYDKRASIKDREQERAMRRDTD
- a CDS encoding tyrosine--tRNA ligase, with protein sequence MLTISEQLDVIRQNVVDLLPEEDLVRKLERSVTTGKPLTIKLGLDPSRPDIHIGHAVVLNKLRQFQDLGHRVVLIVGDFTAMIGDPTGKSRTRPALTLEETRENGRTYVDQASKVLDMEKTSVVHNSEWLNALTFQDVIALAAKYTVAQLLERDDFTKRYRAGEPISVHEFLYPLSQAYDSVAIGSDIEIGGTDQKFNLLVGREIMRSSGMEPQCILTMPILEGTDGVEKMSKSLNNYIGLSDSPKDMFGKTMSIPDTLIPRYLQYACYAPADEVQRTTQGLADGSVHPRNAKVDIAKRIVARYHGQGDADAAFAEFERIFVKKDVPDVIEERTIDGPADQSLVDVMVATGLVTSKGEARRLIQQGGVKVDGEKIADIAAVLNFAEPRIVRAGKLKFLRISVQ